From the genome of Thermoanaerobaculales bacterium:
CTGGATCAGCCCCAGGTTGCCCTCGTGGATCAGGTCGAGGAAGGGGAAGTTGGGATTGCGGTACTTCTTGGCGAATGCGACCACGAACCGCAGGTTCGACTCGACCAGCCGGCGCAGCGCGTCCTCGTCGCCGGCCTGGATCCGCTGCGCCAGCTCGAGCTCCTGATCGTGATCGAGGGCCGGATACCTCGCGATCTCCTGAAGGTAGCGGCGCAGCGTCGCCGTCTCAGCGTTCGGCGAGGCCCCGGCGCGCCGCGTCATTCGTCCTCAACCGCCCGGATCGAGGCCGACTCGACCTTCACGATGGCGTGGTACCTGGGCACCTCGGACTTCTGCTGCACGGTCCTGCGCAGCATCTTGGCCAGCAGCTCGTTCTCGGCTTGCAGCTTGGCGATCTGCTGCTTGAGGTTGAGGATGATCTCCACCCCCGCCAGGTTGACGCCGAGGTCGCGGGTCAGCGAGAGCACGGTCTCCAGCCGGTCGCAGGCCTCCTCGTCGTACATCCGCGTGTTGCCCTTGGACCGGGCGGGCTGCAGCAGCCCCTCGCGCTCCCAGAGCCGGAGCGTCTGCGGATGGACGTTGTACCGCTCCGCAACCCACGAGATCATGCGGTAACGCGGCTTCGACTTCACGGCTCCTCCGCTCGTCCACTGCGGGGTGACAGGCCACCCGTCCGGGCCCCCTCACACTGTGAAGTGCCCCTCGAACCTAACACCGCGTGGCCGCCGGGAATGCCCTCGTCGTGTGGCGCCACCCCGGCTGCCAAGGCTCACGAGCGCTCGTCGGCGTCAACGTCGACGTACTCGGCGTCGATGACCTCGTCGTCTCCCTTCGAGGCTTGGCCCGCTGCGTCGCCGGCGCCGCCGCCCGGGGCCGGCCCGGCGCCGCCGCTGCCGGCCGAGCTGGCCTTGTACAGGGCCGCGGCGACCTGGTGGCTGGCCTGGGTGAGCTTCTCGTACGCGCGCTCCATCCGATCCGCGGCGCCCTCCTCGAGGGCCTTCTTCGCGTCCTCGAGCGCCCGCTCGGCCTCGGAAAGGTCGGTCCCGGCGAGCTTCTCACGGTTCTCGTTCACCAGCTTGCCGGTCGAGTAGATCAGCCCGTCGAGCTTGTTGCGGGTTTCGATCTCGCCTCTCTTCTTCGAGTCGTCGGCCGCGTGCGCCTGGGCCTCGTTCACCATCTTGTCGATCTCGCTGTCCGAGAGCCCCGAGGAGCTGGTGATCTGGATGTTCTGCTCATGGCCGGTGCCCCGGTCCTTGGCCGCCACGTGCAGGATGCCGTTGGCGTCGATGTCGAAGGTCACCTCGATCTGCGGGATGCCGCGCGGCGCCGGCGGGATGCCCACCAGGTGGAAGCGCCCCAGGGTCCGGTTGTCGCCGGCCATCGAGCGCTCGCCCTGGAGCACGTGGATCTCGACCTGGTTCTGGTTGTCATCCGCCGTCGAGTACACCTTGCTCTTGCGGGTCGGGATGGTGGTGTTGCGCGGGATCACCACGTCGGTCACGCCGCCCAGCGTCTCGACGCCGAGCGACAGCGGCGTGACGTCGAGCAGCAGCATGTCCTTGACCTCGCCGGCCAGGACCCCGGCCTGCACCGCGGCGCCGATCGCCACCACCTCGTCCGGGTTGACGCCCTTGTGCGGGTCCTTGCCGAAGAAGTCGGCGACCAGCTTGACGACCATCGGGATTCTCGTCGAGCCGCCGACCAGGACCACCTCGTCGACGTCCTTCGCCGCGAGCCCGGCGTCCTTCAGGGCCTGCCGGCACGGCTCGAGGGTCCGCTCGACGAGCGGGGCGATCATCTGCTCGAACTTGGAGCGGGTCAGGCGGATGTTCAGGTGCTTGGGCCCCGATGCGTCGGCGGTGATGAACGGCAGGTTGATGTCGGTCTCCATGACCGAGGACAGCTCCATCTTGGCCTTCTCCGACGCCTCCTTGAGCCGCTGCAGGGACATCCGGTCCTTTGCCAGGTCGACGCCCTGGTCCTTCCTGAACTCGTCGACCAGCCACTCGATGATCAGCTGGTCGATGTCGTCGCCGCCGAGGTGGGTGTCGCCGTTGGTCGACTTGACCTCGACGACCCCGGCCCCGACCTCGAGGATCGAGATGTCGAAGGTGCCGCCGCCGAAGTCGAACACGGCAATCGTCTCGTCGGCCTTCTTGTCGAGCCCGTAGGCGAGCGCCGCTGCCGTCGGCTCGTTGACCAGCCGGAGGACCTCGAGGCCGGCGATCTGCCCGGCATCCTTGGTGGCCTGGCGCTGGGCGTCGTTGAAGTAGGCCGGCACCGTGATCACGGCCTTCTCGATCTTGCCTCCCACGTAGTCCTCGGCGGCGGCCTTGAGCTTCTGCAGGACCATCGCCGAGATCTCGGGCGGCGAGTAGACCCGTCCCATGATCTGGATCCTGGCGGTGTCGTTCTCCCCTTTCACCACCCGGAAGGGAACGGTCTTGATCTCCGAGACCACCTCGTCGAAGCGGCGGCCCATGAAGCGCTTGGCCGAGAAAACCGTGTTCTCCGGGTTCGTCACCGCCTGGCGCTTGGCGACCTGGCCCACCAGGCGCTCCCCGCTCGGTGTGAAGGCAACCACCGATGCGGTCGTGCGGTTCCCTTCCTGGTTCGGAATGACGGTGGGCTTGCCACCCTCCATGACGGCGACCACCGAGTTGGTGGTTCCGAGGTCGATGCCAATGACTCGTGACATGATTGCGCCCTCCTCAAGTCTCGTCGCCGAAGCGAAGTATGAAACCTGAGTGGCTATTTGTCAAGTCTTATTCGAGCAGCCGAACCCCTGGCCGGGTTTGCGAGCCACCGACCGCCTCGTCAGGCTCCATGGCCAGGTTCCGGCTGATCGTGAGGGCCGGCGCCGGCTCGCCCTTCGCGTCGGTGCCGCTGGCCACCAGCCGGCCTTCGCGCGTGGACAGGCGGTACGGACGGCGCCAGGGGTCGCTGACGTCGCTCAGGTAGCCGGCGTCGAGCAGGTCGGCGGCGCTCTCCGGATAGAGGCCCTCGAGCGCGTAGAAGGTTTCGGCCGTCCGTGCGAGCCGGACCAGCCGCAGCCACGAGACGCCCTGCTGGACGATGCCGTTCCACACCTCAGGCCGGAAGCGGACGATCGGGTTGGCGGCGTTGAACGGGATCATCGCGACCGAGAACGCCAGCACCGCCGCGAGCGGGATCGCCAGCCAGGGGATGGGGGCCGAGCGCCGCAGCTCGGGCGTCGCCGCGGCGTCCCGGCTGACCTGCCGGGCGATCTCCTCCGGGCTGGCCTGCCGCACGATCCGGCGATCGACCAGGTCAGCGAGCGCCTTGCACGTCTCGAACTCGATGAGCGGGCTGCGCAGGATCAGCTCCTCGACCGTATCGCGGCCGTTGACCAGGTCGTAGACCAGCATCTGGTCGCGGGTCAGCCGGTCGCCGGGCGGTTCGGGCCGCGGTGCCTCCTCGGGCGAGTCCGCGAAGCTGAACCTGAGCTCGTCAATGTCGCGCTCCTCGGCTTCAATGACCTCGAACTGGCGTGCCGGATCCACTTTCATCAGGATGGCCGAGCGGTCCGGGATCCGCTGGTCGATGAACGGCCACTCGTCGGTCATCCTGGCGCCTTCCATGATGATGGAGTCGGCGGCCATCGGCACCATCAGATCGCGGTCGTAGTCGACGCTCTTCTCCTGCGAGAAGTGGTACTCGCCGTCCGACCAGCGGAAGACGCGGTAGACGACCTGCAGGATCTGCTGCCCGAGCGCGATCCGGATCGAGTCCGGCGACACCACCCGGGAGTCGATCAGGATCCTGCCCAGGCGCTGGAGGGTCTCTTCCTGGCGCCGCAGCGCCATCTCGAGCCCATCCTCGGTCAGCTCGCCGCGCTTGAGCAGGATGAGGCCGATCCGGTCCTCCGGATGCTGGTTGAGCGACGAGGAGCCCACGATGCAGCCATCGACGAATGAGATGGTGACCAGCTTCTCCTCGTGCTTGAGCGTCAGCACGCCGGTCTTCCGCTGCAGGGAGATCAGCTGGAGGATGTCGGCGAACGAGAAGTCGCGCAGGGTCCCCTCGAGGGCCATCTCACCTCCCCTGCCACGCGCCGATGATGCTGCGCAGCCACAGCGCGAGGAACCCTGCCCCGAGGGCGACCTGCACCGGAACCACGGCCGCGAAGGGATCCACGCTCGGCAGCACCCGCGGCGCCCACGCCAGCGCTCCCAGCAGGCAGAGCCATGCCAGGGCGCCGGTCGCCAGGCCCAGCCACGGTCGCCCGTCCGCCAGGTCATGGCTGCCCGGAAGCAGCACTCCCGCGGCCCGCCGCGCCACCGTCGCCACCGTGTCCCAGCGCCGGACCCGCGCCTGCTTCGCCAGCTGCTGATCGACGGCGACCAGGTCGCGCTTGAGGAACACCGAGATGCACTGGCTGCACAGAGTTTCGTTGTCGGACGCGGTCTTGCACTTCTCGCAGAAGGTCCTGCCGCACTTGCTGCAGCGCTGCGCGGTCCACATCCGCCCGCTGCGCGCCAGCAGCACGACGACGCCGAGGGCACCGCACAGCCAGAACACCAGCGACGTCGGCGAGAACAGAGACTGTACGAAGCGGTCCCTCGCCGACGCCATCCGGGTTGCCACGCTGGATCGGGCGGCGACGCTCGCCATGACCGCCTCGACGTCTTCCCGGCCCAGCCGCGGGTATCGGATCCGCGCATCCCGCCCCGGGATGCCGAGCTCCTGCCAGTCCGCGCCGGCGATCTCCTTCGCCGTGGTGCGGGCAGCGTCCCCGTCCTTGAACCGCCGCGCCTGGTCGTACGCGAACGACAGATTGCGGTGGGCAAGCGCCTCCCGGGGATCGCTCCGGATCGCGTCGTTGTACATCTGGATCGCGAGCTGCACGTCGCCGTCCTCGAGCGCCAGGTTGCCGAGGAACACGCGCGGCATCGGATTGCCCGCGTCGGCCAGGACTGCCCGCTGGAACTCGATTCGCGCCTGGTCGAAATCGCCGTGCATGCGGTGCAGCTCGCCGAGCAGGACGCGGAAGGAGGCGTTGTCGCCGAGCCCGCCGTCGAGATCGCCGAGCTCGTGGAGCGTGGGGAAGTCGATCCGACGCTCGTCGAGCATGCTCGCCACTCTCGTCTCCAGCACCGGCCACCGCAGCGTCGCCTGCTGCCAGGCCGCGAGCAACGGCACCACAACGGCGAGCAGAGCACAGCTGACCACCGCCGCCACTCGCTGGCGGGCGGTGGCCATGTAGGCCCAGCCGAGCGCGAACAGGTACATCAGCAGCCAGGTCGGCCCGAGCCCGCCGAACAGCGGCAGCACGAGGACGGCGAGCGCCAGCACGGTCGCGTTCGCCGGCCGGGGGGCGAGTCGCGCGAGCTCAACGGCGTCGTGCGCGACGCGCGGCAGGAACGTCACCGTCTGCACGAGCACGGCCAGGAGGATCGCCCAACCCAGCGACAGCAGCACCCATCCCCCCGCCGCGGCACCGAGCATCGCGCGTGTCGGCTCGAACGCGAACAGCGCCCACCAGCCGCCGATGTACGAGCGCGCGGCGCCGACGACGCTACCGCGCTTCCACTGCCACCGTGCGACCAGGAAGTGGCTGGACGGCAGCTCGGGGTCGAGCTCGCGGGCCGCCCGGACTGCGACCGCACCGAGGGCGTCCGGGTGGCGGCTCGCCCAGGTGACCAGGGCCTCGGCGTAGGGCGTGAGCCGCAGCGCCTGGCAGTCGGCCGCCCGCGCCTGCAGCTGCCGCACGCGCTCGGTGAACTCCTCGCGGTCGGATGCGGCCAGGGCGCGCTGCACCTTGAGCCAGTCGTCGGCGAGGGCCGACGCCGAGTGCCCCCAGGCCGGCACCAGCATGACAGCCAGCGCGCACAGCAGCCGGCGGATCATCGACCGCCCTGCACGAACAGGCTCCGCAGGTGGAACAGCAAGTTGGACAGGATCTGCGACTCCTGGGGGGAGAGGTTGCCCCGGGTCTTGACCTCCAGCGCGCCGAGGCAGTCGATGAGCATCCGCGCCTGATCGGGATGGGGCGGCAGTCCCTCCGCCCCGGTCAGCATCAGCTCCGCCTGGCCGCCGATCATCTGGAGCAGGTCGATGAACTCAGGCGATGTCGTCGGCGCAGGGGCGGAGGTCGCAGCCGGCGGCGGCGGCTCGGCGGCGCCGCGTGCCGGCAGCGGCTGTGCGCTCGCTGGACGGTCGGGGCGCGGGTCGCCATCGTCCGTGAACCAGCGCCGGTCGACGACCTTGATCCTGGAGGACGACCCGTCCGAGTCGCTCACCCACCCACCTCCGGCTGTGGCATCTCCCCACCCAATTCTACGAACCAAGGGCGTGGCGATCAAGGAACTCCTCGGGCGCACCCGCCGCCAGCCGCGCTGGCGCGCGCCACCGGCAGCAGCCGCCACCTCCCCGCGCGAG
Proteins encoded in this window:
- a CDS encoding MerR family transcriptional regulator, coding for MKSKPRYRMISWVAERYNVHPQTLRLWEREGLLQPARSKGNTRMYDEEACDRLETVLSLTRDLGVNLAGVEIILNLKQQIAKLQAENELLAKMLRRTVQQKSEVPRYHAIVKVESASIRAVEDE
- the dnaK gene encoding molecular chaperone DnaK, producing MSRVIGIDLGTTNSVVAVMEGGKPTVIPNQEGNRTTASVVAFTPSGERLVGQVAKRQAVTNPENTVFSAKRFMGRRFDEVVSEIKTVPFRVVKGENDTARIQIMGRVYSPPEISAMVLQKLKAAAEDYVGGKIEKAVITVPAYFNDAQRQATKDAGQIAGLEVLRLVNEPTAAALAYGLDKKADETIAVFDFGGGTFDISILEVGAGVVEVKSTNGDTHLGGDDIDQLIIEWLVDEFRKDQGVDLAKDRMSLQRLKEASEKAKMELSSVMETDINLPFITADASGPKHLNIRLTRSKFEQMIAPLVERTLEPCRQALKDAGLAAKDVDEVVLVGGSTRIPMVVKLVADFFGKDPHKGVNPDEVVAIGAAVQAGVLAGEVKDMLLLDVTPLSLGVETLGGVTDVVIPRNTTIPTRKSKVYSTADDNQNQVEIHVLQGERSMAGDNRTLGRFHLVGIPPAPRGIPQIEVTFDIDANGILHVAAKDRGTGHEQNIQITSSSGLSDSEIDKMVNEAQAHAADDSKKRGEIETRNKLDGLIYSTGKLVNENREKLAGTDLSEAERALEDAKKALEEGAADRMERAYEKLTQASHQVAAALYKASSAGSGGAGPAPGGGAGDAAGQASKGDDEVIDAEYVDVDADERS
- a CDS encoding DUF4388 domain-containing protein, which produces MALEGTLRDFSFADILQLISLQRKTGVLTLKHEEKLVTISFVDGCIVGSSSLNQHPEDRIGLILLKRGELTEDGLEMALRRQEETLQRLGRILIDSRVVSPDSIRIALGQQILQVVYRVFRWSDGEYHFSQEKSVDYDRDLMVPMAADSIIMEGARMTDEWPFIDQRIPDRSAILMKVDPARQFEVIEAEERDIDELRFSFADSPEEAPRPEPPGDRLTRDQMLVYDLVNGRDTVEELILRSPLIEFETCKALADLVDRRIVRQASPEEIARQVSRDAAATPELRRSAPIPWLAIPLAAVLAFSVAMIPFNAANPIVRFRPEVWNGIVQQGVSWLRLVRLARTAETFYALEGLYPESAADLLDAGYLSDVSDPWRRPYRLSTREGRLVASGTDAKGEPAPALTISRNLAMEPDEAVGGSQTRPGVRLLE
- a CDS encoding tetratricopeptide repeat protein, producing the protein MIRRLLCALAVMLVPAWGHSASALADDWLKVQRALAASDREEFTERVRQLQARAADCQALRLTPYAEALVTWASRHPDALGAVAVRAARELDPELPSSHFLVARWQWKRGSVVGAARSYIGGWWALFAFEPTRAMLGAAAGGWVLLSLGWAILLAVLVQTVTFLPRVAHDAVELARLAPRPANATVLALAVLVLPLFGGLGPTWLLMYLFALGWAYMATARQRVAAVVSCALLAVVVPLLAAWQQATLRWPVLETRVASMLDERRIDFPTLHELGDLDGGLGDNASFRVLLGELHRMHGDFDQARIEFQRAVLADAGNPMPRVFLGNLALEDGDVQLAIQMYNDAIRSDPREALAHRNLSFAYDQARRFKDGDAARTTAKEIAGADWQELGIPGRDARIRYPRLGREDVEAVMASVAARSSVATRMASARDRFVQSLFSPTSLVFWLCGALGVVVLLARSGRMWTAQRCSKCGRTFCEKCKTASDNETLCSQCISVFLKRDLVAVDQQLAKQARVRRWDTVATVARRAAGVLLPGSHDLADGRPWLGLATGALAWLCLLGALAWAPRVLPSVDPFAAVVPVQVALGAGFLALWLRSIIGAWQGR
- a CDS encoding DUF1844 domain-containing protein, with protein sequence MSDSDGSSSRIKVVDRRWFTDDGDPRPDRPASAQPLPARGAAEPPPPAATSAPAPTTSPEFIDLLQMIGGQAELMLTGAEGLPPHPDQARMLIDCLGALEVKTRGNLSPQESQILSNLLFHLRSLFVQGGR